The genomic window GCCATCCTACTAAAAATGAAACTGCATAAATTACGCCATCATAACCTTTCATATAAATAAGACCTGAAACTCCTAAGAATGCTGCCGCTGACATATAATCTCCAGCAATTGCTAATCCATTTTGAAAACCAGTTATTCCTCCACCCGCTGTATAAAAATCACTCGCAGATTTTGTTTTTTTTGCAGCCCAAAAAGTAATACCTAAAGTTGCAAGTATAAAAACAAAAAACATAATTATCGCTGGGATATTTAGTTCTCTTTTCGTAGCTTCAAAAGTTGCATCACCAGCAGCAAAAGCTCCTAATGCAATAATAGTAATAAGTGCTAATATTTTTAACATTATAATAAATCCTTTACATCTTTTTTAATATCTTTAATTAGATTTTCAAACTCACCATTTGCTTTTTTTACATAAATGAGAGTTGTAATAAAACTAAGTATTAAAATGGCTAATGCAATAGGAAATGCTATTGTAGTAACTCCATCACCAATTTTCGTAGCTAATAGCTCTTTATCAAATGCGATAACTAAAATATAAGCATAAAACATAACTAATACAAAAGCTCCTAATTTTATACCTAAACTATTCCTTTTTGAAACTAACTCCTTGTACTTTGGATTAGATTCAATTCTTTCAACTAACTTGTCATTCATTCTGCTTCCTTTTCCTGAAATAATAAACATTAGTCTTTTTCTTTAAACTAATTTAATTTGTAGTATTAAAATAGTGTATGAAAAAAGTAATTGATTATACATTCAAAAGTATAGTTAAAAGAATTTTTATAGAAATTGTGTAGAAATTATGTAGTATCTTAGTAGATTAGTAACAAAAAATTGTATTATTAATTATTAATTTTAGTTATAATAATTAAGAAAAGATTAATAATATTTACTAAAGAGAAAATCTCTTTAGTAAAAAATTAATGTGCAACTGCACCATCAGCACCGATACCAGTTTCAGCTCTAACATTTTGAGGCTCGAAAGCTTCAATTTCTCTTTGTGCTTGTTCTGATTTATCAGTAATTGAGAAGAACCAAATTGAAATAAATGCTACAGTTACTGAGAATAACGCAGGGTGTTTATAAGGGAAAATTGCTTTTGCATTTCCTAATATTTCAACCCATACAGTTGGACTTAAAATAACAAGTACAACAGCTGTAATTAGACCCATGAATCCACCAATAAATGCACCTCTAGTTGTTAATTTTTTCCAGTAAATTGAAAGGAATAAAATTGGGAAGTTAGCAGAAGCAGCAATAGCAAATGCAAGACCAACCATGAATGCAATGTT from Arcobacter venerupis includes these protein-coding regions:
- a CDS encoding DUF485 domain-containing protein, with amino-acid sequence MNDKLVERIESNPKYKELVSKRNSLGIKLGAFVLVMFYAYILVIAFDKELLATKIGDGVTTIAFPIALAILILSFITTLIYVKKANGEFENLIKDIKKDVKDLL